The following proteins are encoded in a genomic region of Oncorhynchus gorbuscha isolate QuinsamMale2020 ecotype Even-year linkage group LG11, OgorEven_v1.0, whole genome shotgun sequence:
- the LOC124047930 gene encoding protein CutA homolog: MTFVAGSKMDFLSPRYHKQSLVQTLCRFGLFVICMGMVLTMSMYPMLRVLGGKLHSSFTGSYLPGHHSVLLVNCPNEQTAKDIGRAIMERRMAACINILPRTSTMYYWKGEIQDATEILMLVKTRTSKIQRLIDYVKSVHPYETPEVLSFPVEDGSLPYLKWVDEAVPDD, translated from the exons ATGACGTTTGTTGCTGGCAGTAAAATGGACTTCCTGTCCCCGCGATATCACAAGCAGTCCCTAGTTCAAACTCTCTGTCGTTTTGGATTGTTCGTGATCTGTATG gGAATGGTGTTGACCATGTCTATGTATCCCATGCTGAGGGTCCTGGGTGGAAAGCTCCATTCTTCCTTTACAGGGAGCTATCTACCTGGACACCACTCTGTTCTCCTCGTCAACTGCCCCAACGAACAGACAGCCAAGGACATCGGCCG AGCCATtatggagaggaggatggcagcaTGCATCAATATTCTGCCCAGGACCTCCACCAT GTATTACTGGAAAGGGGAGATTCAAGATGCGACGGAAATTCTGATG TTGGTGAAGACGAGGACCTCGAAGATCCAAAGGCTCATAGACTATGTCAA GTCTGTGCATCCCTATGAGACTCCAGAGGTGCTTAGTTTCCCTGTGGAGGACGGGAGCCTGCCCTATTTGAAGTGGGTGGATGAGGCTGTTCCTGACGACTGA